A genomic stretch from Helianthus annuus cultivar XRQ/B chromosome 1, HanXRQr2.0-SUNRISE, whole genome shotgun sequence includes:
- the LOC118480969 gene encoding disease resistance protein RGA2-like isoform X1: MREGKGETFANDEEVLEGLEPNPRLKGLEIYNYMGTVISPSWMVNLENLVEIRFFRCKKCEHIPTLGRLPNLRVIHLLFMLSLKYFYDDDNNMSEDTANMFLCLQELNIVTCPNLVSLPGKLPKLKVLRLNECNELVSLPDEMQSFKDMNQLVILGCPKLSERCEKDMGIEWPKISHIPNIRTDLMYRGGFRGALYDLKN; the protein is encoded by the exons ATGAGAGAAGGTAAAGGGGAAACGTTTGCAAATGATGAAGAGGTTCTCGAGGGACTAGAACCAAATCCGCGTCTCAAGGGACTGGAAATATATAATTACATGGGAACGGTTATTTCTCCAAGTTGGATGGTCAATTTAGAGAACCTTGTTGAAATTAGATTTTTTCGGTGTAAGAAGTGTGAGCATATTCCAACACTTGGGAGATTGCCCAATCTTAGGGTCATTCACTTGTTGTTCATGCTTTCTTTGAAGTACTTTTATGATGATGACAATAACATGTCAGAAGACACCGCCAATATGTTTCTTTGTTTACAGGAATTAAACATCGTCACTTGTCCGAATTTGGTTTCCTTGCCCGGTAAACTTCCAAAACTTAAGGTTTTGAGACTAAATGAGTGCAATGAATTAGTTTCTTTACCGGATGAGATGCAAAGTTTTAAGGATATGAATCAACTTGTGATACTCGGATGTCCAAAGTTAAGTGAAAGATGTGAAAAAGATATGGGTATAGAATGGCCTAAAATTTCTCACATTCCTAATATCAGAACCGACCTCATG TACAGGGGCGGATTCAGAGGTGCTTTGTATGATTTGAAGAATTAG
- the LOC118480969 gene encoding disease resistance protein RGA2-like isoform X2, translating to MREGKGETFANDEEVLEGLEPNPRLKGLEIYNYMGTVISPSWMVNLENLVEIRFFRCKKCEHIPTLGRLPNLRVIHLLFMLSLKYFYDDDNNMSEDTANMFLCLQELNIVTCPNLVSLPGKLPKLKVLRLNECNELVSLPDEMQSFKDMNQLVILGCPKLSERCEKDMGIEWPKISHIPNIRTDLMAL from the exons ATGAGAGAAGGTAAAGGGGAAACGTTTGCAAATGATGAAGAGGTTCTCGAGGGACTAGAACCAAATCCGCGTCTCAAGGGACTGGAAATATATAATTACATGGGAACGGTTATTTCTCCAAGTTGGATGGTCAATTTAGAGAACCTTGTTGAAATTAGATTTTTTCGGTGTAAGAAGTGTGAGCATATTCCAACACTTGGGAGATTGCCCAATCTTAGGGTCATTCACTTGTTGTTCATGCTTTCTTTGAAGTACTTTTATGATGATGACAATAACATGTCAGAAGACACCGCCAATATGTTTCTTTGTTTACAGGAATTAAACATCGTCACTTGTCCGAATTTGGTTTCCTTGCCCGGTAAACTTCCAAAACTTAAGGTTTTGAGACTAAATGAGTGCAATGAATTAGTTTCTTTACCGGATGAGATGCAAAGTTTTAAGGATATGAATCAACTTGTGATACTCGGATGTCCAAAGTTAAGTGAAAGATGTGAAAAAGATATGGGTATAGAATGGCCTAAAATTTCTCACATTCCTAATATCAGAACCGACCTCATG gcCCTCTGA